One region of Gouania willdenowi chromosome 13, fGouWil2.1, whole genome shotgun sequence genomic DNA includes:
- the dhrs13b.1 gene encoding dehydrogenase/reductase SDR family member 13b.1 — protein sequence MATILLLTAIFVVAAAYIFHEIVVKGKSCTSKVQLHGKTLIVTGSNTGIGKTTAIDLAKRGARVILACRSKQRGEAALEDIKKVTGSNQVVFMQLNLGSLASIRSFVEAFLKSEPRLDILINNAGIYMQGQTDDGLGMMFGVNHIGHFLLTNLLLERLKECGPSRIINVSSVAHHFGKIDFDCLNTTKSLGQGTTFMEVLQVYSNSKLCNVLFTHELAKRLQGTNVTCYSLHPGAINSELARNTSSFAQWFLLPVTTFFFKNTIQGSQTSLHCALQEGIEHLSGRYFSNCTVKEVSDKAKDDATAKKLWELSERLCGLV from the exons ATGGCCACCATTTTACTGCTTACTGCTAtctttgttgttgctgctgcttatATCTTCCATGAGATAGTAGTGAAGGGGAAGTCATGTACGAGTAAAGTTCAGCTTCATGGGAAAACTTTAATTGTGACTG GTAGTAACACAGGCATTGGGAAGACCACTGCCATAGATCTGGCTAAGAGGGGAGCCAGGGTGATTCTAGCCTGTCGCAGCAAACAGAGAGGAGAAGCTGCACTTGAGGACATCAAAAAG GTGACTGGCAGCAATCAGGTGGTGTTCATGCAGCTGAATCTGGGAAGTCTTGCATCTATTCGCAGCTTTGTTGAAGCTTTTCTAAAATCTGAACCCAGATTGGACATTCTTATCAACAATGCAG GTATATATATGCAAGGTCAAACAGATGATGGACTGGGGATGATGTTTGGTGTGAACCACATTGGTCACTTCCTATTGACCAATCTGTTGCTGGAGAGACTAAAGGAATGTGGGCCAAGCCGAATAATCAATGTGTCATCTGTAGCCCATCACTTTGGAAAAATAGATTTTGACTGCCTTAACACCACCAAGTCTCTTGGACAGGGGACAACCTTTATGGAGGTCCTTCAGGTCTATTCTAATAGCAAGCTGTGCAATGTCCTCTTCACACATGAGCTGGCTAAAAGACTGCAAGGGACAAATGTCACCTGCTACTCTCTTCACCCAG gAGCCATCAATTCTGAGCTCGCGAGAAACACAAGCTCATTTGCGCAGTGGTTCCTTCTTCCTGTGACCACCTTCTTCTTCAAAAACACCATCCAGGGATCTCAGACCAGTCTACACTGTGCCCTTCAGGAGGGTATTGAACATCTTAGTGGACGCTACTTCTCCAACTGTACTGTGAAAGAAGTCTCTGATAAAGCTAAAGATGATGCAACAGCTAAAAAGCTGTGGGAGCTCAGTGAGAGACTGTGTGGCCTTGTATAA